Genomic segment of Aneurinibacillus sp. REN35:
AACGCATCAGTACGCCGTAAAAGATCAGCGCAATTCCGACGGATAAAAAGCTGCCAGCCGCAATATCCTCCAGCAGCGCCCACGCCTTCTTTAGCCCCTTCATCTCATCTCCTCCTTCATAGAAGAAAAAGAGACACTAACGATATAGTGCCTCTTCAATCATTAGCTCTATTTCATATTTTTAATTCCGTTAATAAGCTCTGGTGTAATAACACTTTCAAACTCTTTATAAACAGGTTGCAACGCTTTTTCTAATTCAGCACGCTCTGCATCTGTCAGCTCCGTCACTTCCATTTTTCCTGAGTTTTTCAGGTTTGCAAAGCTTTTGTCGTTATCCTCACCAGCCAGCTTCCATTCATATTCCGTTGCTTCTTTCAGCGCTTCTTCTACCTTCGTGCGTACATCTTCCGGCATTCCATCCCAGAATGGTTTGTTTACGAAGATGGCATAATCAAGACGTCCATGATTACTTACTGTCATATATTTTTGTACTTCTTGATACTTTTGCGTATCCATGTTATTAAATGTGTTCTCTTGGCCATCAACCGTACCCTGCTGCAGCGCCGCATACGTCTCACCGAACGGGATCGTAGCCGAACCTGCACCCAGCGCTTTGAACTGACCTTCTAATACTTTACCTGCCTGTGCACGGAACTTCAGACCTTTGAAGTCAGCCGGTGTTTTCAATGGTTTTTTGTTATTTGTGAACTGTTTGAATCCGTTTTCCCAGAAAGCCAGACCCATAATATCGTTGCCAACGAGTTGCTCCCCGTTCAATAATTGCTTTGCCAAATCGCTCTGGAAGAACTTCATCGCATGTTCACGATCTTTGAATAGGAATGGCATGTCCACATACTGCCAACGCGGATCAAGCTTTACCATTTTTGTAACGGATGGTGCGATCATGTGAACGTTACCAGACACAAGCGCATCGAGTTCTTCCTTGTCACCGTATAATTGCGAAGACGGATATACTTCAACCTTCACTTTCCCGCCTGTTTTTTCCGCTGCCAGATCAGCGAATTTTTGCGATGCTTTTCCTTTTACACTGTCAGCCGAAGTAACGTGCGAGAACTTAATAATGATGGTGTCTTTTTTCTCTTCTCCACCTGCTGCCGGTTTAGCGTCAGCTGCTTTCTTTTCTCCACCGCCGCCACATGCGGCAAGCAGGACCATCATCATAAGCGTCATAACTACTGCTAATGCCTTTTTCAACTTCCTTCCCCCTCTTACCTTTCTTTTTGTAAACTTCATGTATATTTTCCCTTTTATTGTTACATGAAGCGTTTTCATTTCTGAATATTATCTTATTTCCTAAAATAAAAAAACACAATTTTTGTTCATTTTGTAATTATTTTGTTCATTTTGTTCATGCTATTTTACCTACAAAAAAATATAAAAATCTACAACTTCCGACCCTTCTCATAAAAGTAATTGTAGGAAGAATCTGGGGTTTGATATAATCTTCTAAAAAATAGGAAGTGAGGAGAAACCATGGCCATTGCCGATCCGCTGCTGCGCATGATGACAAATGGATTGTTCCGTGTATCCATTACCGGATTAGATACAGTAGATTTCACTCAACCAACACTGCTTACACCCAACCACATCTCCCTTCTTGATGCGGCTGTATTAGCGATGAATCTTCCGACCGATGTCTGCTTCGTTGTCAATACAGAGGTTGCCAAGCAGTTCGCTTCTCTGCTAAAACTCAGACGCCACATTACGGTTGATCCCATGAACCCGCTCTCTGTCCGGCAGATGATTCGTCTTGTCCAACAGGGTACACCATTGGTCATTTTTCCAGAAGGGCGCATTACCCGCACTGGCGGATTGATGAAGATATATAGCGGCATGGGGTATATTGCTCTAAAGACAGGCGCGCGTATTTATCCTATTACTCTTGAAGGTCCTGAACGCTCCAAGCTTTCTTACCTGCAGGACAAAATGAATACCAAGATGTTTCCTGAGATTAAGGTCCGTATCGGGGAGCCTTACCGCATACAGGCTGACTCAGAGTTGCCCTTACGTTTGCAAAAAGAGCAAACCGCGTATCAAATTCTACAGGTCATGCAGCGTGAGCTTTTCATCAGCCGACACAAAGCACAGGCCAATCTGTTCGATGAAGTAGTAGCCCAAGCAAAAATCAATGGCTATAATACACCAATCTGTGAAGATCCGGGACAGAGTGTAAACTATAAAAAGCTGCTGATCGCCTCGTATGCTCTAGCAAGTAAGTTTTCGGCCTTGTTAGGCACGGAGCAAAATATTGGCGTATTCCTACCCAATTCAGTCGGCCATGTAGCGACGCTGCTTGCTCTCTTTCAGCGTGGGAAGACGCCTGTTATTCTTAACTTTACGATGGGCAGACAGACACTGGCCGAATGTGCGGAGACTGCGAATATCCGCACCGTACTCACTTCTCATGAATTCATTGCGAAAGGAAAACTTGCACCACAGCTCGCCGACCTTAAAGACAAGGTCCGTTTCATTTACCTTGAAGATGTAAAACAATCGATCGGACCACAGGATAGAGTACAGGCCGTATCGGACTTCATCGCTAAGAAAAAAGCAAAGCCCGGGCCGAATGAACTGATCCTGTTCACGTCCGGGTCAGAGAATAAACCAAAAGGTGTCGTACTGAGCCACGCCAACTTATATGCCAATGTCATGCAGATTACGAGCGTTATCGATGTAACACCGAAGGATAAAATTCTAAACGCCCTACCTATGTTTCACTCCTTCGGCTTAACCATCGGAACATTCCTGCCGCTGTTAACCGGAGTGTCCGTATATCTCTATCCTACACCCCTGCATTACAAGCTGATTCCTGAGATCGCATACGATAGGGATATTACGATTCTGTTCGGGACCTCTACGTTCCTTGGAGGTTATGGAAAATATGCGCATCCCTATGACTTTTATTCGATCCGCTATGTGTTCGCAGGTGCGGAGAAGCTAAAGGACGAAGTGCGCGATCTATGGATCGATAAATTCGGCATTCGTGTCTTTGAAGGATATGGTACGACGGAGACAGCGCCGGTGCTTGCATTAAATACACCCCACTTCTACCGCAGAGGTACAGTGGGCCAATTCCTTCCTGCTATTGAATACAAGATTGAGCCGATTGAAGGGATTGAAAAAGGAGGCAACCTGCTCGTAAAAGGGCCGAATGTGATGAAAGGTTATTTGCTGCATGAGAAGGGCTTCATCCCGAGCGAAGAATGGTACGATTGCGGTGATGTGGTTGATGTAGATACGGATGGATATATTCATATCATCGCTCGTTTAAAGAGATTTGCGAAAATCGCGGGTGAGATGGTCTCGCTTAACCTTGTTGAACAGTTGGCGGGTCGCTGCTTCAAAAGCGACGAGATGGCGGCTGTTAGTATACCCGATGCAAGAAAAGGGGAAAAAATTATTCTTTATACGACCTGCTCTACTGCTGCAATTCACCGGCTCAAAGAGTACCTGCAGGAGAACGGCTTCTTGCCGTTACTATTGCCATCTAAAATTGTATGTATGAAACAACTGCCCCTGCTCGGTAGCGGTAAGGTCGACTACGTAACGATAAAACAATGGGCCGAGTCCTAAGAAAGGAAGAAAACATGCGCATCGCACCGCTTACTGCCCTGTATTGGACCCAGTTTATCTCGGCATTTGCAGATAATATGATTATTTTCATCGTACTAGCTATTATGCGTCAAGAAGGATACCCAGGATTTTATATTGGCCTGGTGCAATCTGCATTCCTACTAGCATACGTCCTATGCGCCCCGTTCGTAGGTCTTTTTGCTGACCGAAACCCTAAATCATGGGTGCTTCTCATCGGTAACATTATCAAAGCGGGCGGTATTTCTCTTCTTATGCTCGGAGTCTCTCCTGTGCTTAGCTACCTTATTGTCGGTATCGGTGCCGTTACCTATAGTCCCGCTAAGTATGGAATTCTACCGGAGCTTACACCGAATGAGGAAGCACTGCTTAAAGCAAACGGTAAGATCGAAGGATATACGATTTTTGCAATTCTTGCCGGATCGGTCGCAGGCGGTATCTTAGCCGAATATTCCCTATTCTGGGCAATGACTGTCTGCATTGGACTGTACATTGTTTCACTTGTCGGAACCTTTGCAATCCCGCGGATGCCAGGCAATCAATCGATCCGCTATAATCGGGCTTTGCAAGATTTCATCT
This window contains:
- a CDS encoding AMP-binding protein, whose protein sequence is MAIADPLLRMMTNGLFRVSITGLDTVDFTQPTLLTPNHISLLDAAVLAMNLPTDVCFVVNTEVAKQFASLLKLRRHITVDPMNPLSVRQMIRLVQQGTPLVIFPEGRITRTGGLMKIYSGMGYIALKTGARIYPITLEGPERSKLSYLQDKMNTKMFPEIKVRIGEPYRIQADSELPLRLQKEQTAYQILQVMQRELFISRHKAQANLFDEVVAQAKINGYNTPICEDPGQSVNYKKLLIASYALASKFSALLGTEQNIGVFLPNSVGHVATLLALFQRGKTPVILNFTMGRQTLAECAETANIRTVLTSHEFIAKGKLAPQLADLKDKVRFIYLEDVKQSIGPQDRVQAVSDFIAKKKAKPGPNELILFTSGSENKPKGVVLSHANLYANVMQITSVIDVTPKDKILNALPMFHSFGLTIGTFLPLLTGVSVYLYPTPLHYKLIPEIAYDRDITILFGTSTFLGGYGKYAHPYDFYSIRYVFAGAEKLKDEVRDLWIDKFGIRVFEGYGTTETAPVLALNTPHFYRRGTVGQFLPAIEYKIEPIEGIEKGGNLLVKGPNVMKGYLLHEKGFIPSEEWYDCGDVVDVDTDGYIHIIARLKRFAKIAGEMVSLNLVEQLAGRCFKSDEMAAVSIPDARKGEKIILYTTCSTAAIHRLKEYLQENGFLPLLLPSKIVCMKQLPLLGSGKVDYVTIKQWAES
- a CDS encoding TRAP transporter substrate-binding protein, with protein sequence MKKALAVVMTLMMMVLLAACGGGGEKKAADAKPAAGGEEKKDTIIIKFSHVTSADSVKGKASQKFADLAAEKTGGKVKVEVYPSSQLYGDKEELDALVSGNVHMIAPSVTKMVKLDPRWQYVDMPFLFKDREHAMKFFQSDLAKQLLNGEQLVGNDIMGLAFWENGFKQFTNNKKPLKTPADFKGLKFRAQAGKVLEGQFKALGAGSATIPFGETYAALQQGTVDGQENTFNNMDTQKYQEVQKYMTVSNHGRLDYAIFVNKPFWDGMPEDVRTKVEEALKEATEYEWKLAGEDNDKSFANLKNSGKMEVTELTDAERAELEKALQPVYKEFESVITPELINGIKNMK